The genome window CACGCTGAGACTGGCACAAATTGCGATCGTTGCCTCCGTCTTCAGCTTTGCGCTCTCCCTTATACATCGCCAGGGAACGCTGGTGTGGGTGAATGCAGGCGTGTTTGGAGCGAACCTCCTTGCCGCCTTGCTGAGCGGATGGAAGGAAGAGGTAGTCGTACTCATGCTCCTGTTTCTCGTTGCGCTATTCCCATACTACCGGCGCGCGACCTTGATTGCCGGAGCAGTTGCATTCAGTGTTTTCGTGGCGGTCATGCCGGCCTACAGCAACGCTTATAGGACCCTCGCATGGTATGGGAACGCGTCTGGGGAGGACGCAATAAAGCTCGCGTATCACCAGGTAATGACGGGGGCGGTGGACGTGGGCGAAGCCACTGAGTCATTCGCAATCCTTCGCGTCTCCGAAATCGGACTGTTCGTCGGGTATCTCCTTAAAATTCCTGATGAGCGGCCTTTCTATGGATTGAAGCTCGCGGAGCAGGCGGTGACCAGTCTTATCCCCCGGATCATCTGGCAGGGCAAGCCCAACACGGAGAAACTCGTGATGGAGCGCGTCTACGACAATGAGATCTATTCGCGGGACAGCCGGATCTCCGCGAAGCCGCAGTATGTTGTCGATGCATATCTGAGTGCAGGAGTCGCTGGCATTCTGATAGCGGGAGTTATCTATGGAGCGCTCGCGTCTCTGATATCGAGAATCGCGGAGAGATGGTTCGGTGGTTACACGATGGGGAGCGGGCTTGTATTCGCATCTCTTTTCCAGGTCTTCTGGCGTGGAAACTCGTTCGAGTTTTTCTTCGGTACCATCTTCTGGAGTTTCCTTGTGATGTTCGCGCTGTTTCAGGCTGGCCGGCGCTTCGGAATTCTCGTGCGAGTACCGGACGCCGTCCGGCGGTCACCAACCTATGGAGCTTTGGTTCCGACGCGCCGGTTGCTGCCGGGTGCGAAGCGGTATGATCCGGCTACCTGAATCAGGCGGGCTAACCCGAACCCCCGCGTCTTGAAGATCCATGTATGGTCGCCGGCATTCGAAAACTTCGGCGGTGGGATCGCGGCGTTTGCGCGGGAGCTTTCGTTTGCCCTGAGTGATCTCGGACATGATCTGCGACTTCACGGAAAGCTCGACACAACCGGAACGCTGAAACAGCTCGAGCTCAGGGGAACCAGGCATGTCCCGTCGCCAATCCGAACGCTGGGCTTTGCAGCCACGACCTTTGGCTCCTGTCTTCATGACCGGCCTGATCACATCATCAGCACCCACGTAAACTTTCTGGCAGTTGCACACGCAGCCGCGCGACTCACCGGAACGCCATTCTCGGCCGTTGCCCACGGTATTGACGTGCACGATGATCTGTCCATGCTTAGGCGCGCCGCTCTAAGGGCGGCACATAGGATATATGCGGTCAGCAGTTGGACGCGGAATCGTGTACTGGCCCTTTCGGGAGTCGACACGAAACGTGTCTTCCTGCTGCCGAACACTTTTGACGAACTGCGGTTCAAACCTGGCTCGATACCGGGGCAACTGGCTGAACGATACGGCATTCAGCCGGGAGAGCTTGTCGTGCTCACAGTAGCAAGGCTCGATGCAGGTGAGGCGTACAAGGGTTACGACCGCGTCATACGTGCCATGCCGGCGATTGCAGCTGCCTGTGGGGCGGTTCGGTTTATCCTGGTCGGTGACGGCCCTGACAGGGCACGTGTGGAGTTGCTCGCTCGCGAGGTTGGCGTATGGGATCGCGTGACTTTCTGCGGGTTCGTCAGTGACGAGGAGCTCCCCGGACATTACAGGCTGGCCGATGTATTCGCGATGCCGAGCACGGGCGAAGGATTCGGAATAGTGTATCTCGAATCCATGGCGTGTGGAACGCCGGTGCTGGCCGGCAACGTTGACGGGTCGGTGGACGCGCTCGATCACGGACGACTTGGTCGCCTTGTAGACCCGACGGACATCGATCAGATAGCCGCAGGAATCGTTTCTCTCCTTCGCCGACAGGGACCCTCGGCTTGGTTCGAGCCAGAATTCCTGCATCGAATGGTCAAGGATCAGTTCGGGCGCGATGCCTTCCGCGAACGAGTACGCACGGCCGTTTCGCTGCCGGCTTAAGACATCATGTGCGGAATTGCGGGATGGTTCGGCAGAGAATTCAACTGCGATCCTGAAACGCTCCTCGACAGTATTCGTCATCGCGGGCCGGACGGCGAGGGCATGTGGCTTCAGCCGGATCGGGCTGCCGCACTCTTCCACACCAGACTTGCCATTCTCGATCTCTCGGACGCCGGATATCAGCCCATGGTCTGTCGTGGGGCGGTCCACAATGACGGCGAATCGTGGGTAGTATATAATGGCGAGATTTTCAATTTCCACGAGTTGCGGAAAGAGCTGGAAGAAAGTGGCGAGAATTTCAGCGGTGGTTCCGATACAGAGGTGCTGCTTCGTCTGCTCGCTTGTCACGGAGAACGAATTCTTCCCAGGCTGGCGGGGATGTTTGCATTTGCCTGGTATGATGCACGGTCGCGCCGCGCGCTTCTGGCAAGAGATGCGTTTGGCATCAAGCCGCTCTATTACACGCAACACAACGGAAGCCTCGCATTCGCATCAGAGGTACGAGCATTGCGGCCCCTGCTTCCGGACGCTGCGACAAGCCCCGACGCTATGCGAGACCTCCTGCTCTGGGGGACCATTCCTGAGCCGGCTACTGCCGTTGAGGGAGTAGTTCAACTACCGGCTGGCTGCGCTCTCGAATGGAGTGACGGGAACGTCGCGGTACGCCGCTGGCATAACGTGCGGTTCGAAACAACATCTAGTGTCGCAGACGCGGTATCGCTTACCCGGTCCGCTTTGCGCGAGTCGGTGCAGCGCCACCTGGTGAGTGATGTACCGGTGGGGCTCTTTCTCAGCGGTGGAATTGACTCAACAGCTGTGCTTGCATTGACGCGCGACGTTCTGGGCGCGCAGGCAGACATCAGAACATTCTCGATTGGCTTTGA of Gemmatimonadaceae bacterium contains these proteins:
- a CDS encoding glycosyltransferase family 4 protein: MKIHVWSPAFENFGGGIAAFARELSFALSDLGHDLRLHGKLDTTGTLKQLELRGTRHVPSPIRTLGFAATTFGSCLHDRPDHIISTHVNFLAVAHAAARLTGTPFSAVAHGIDVHDDLSMLRRAALRAAHRIYAVSSWTRNRVLALSGVDTKRVFLLPNTFDELRFKPGSIPGQLAERYGIQPGELVVLTVARLDAGEAYKGYDRVIRAMPAIAAACGAVRFILVGDGPDRARVELLAREVGVWDRVTFCGFVSDEELPGHYRLADVFAMPSTGEGFGIVYLESMACGTPVLAGNVDGSVDALDHGRLGRLVDPTDIDQIAAGIVSLLRRQGPSAWFEPEFLHRMVKDQFGRDAFRERVRTAVSLPA